In the genome of Patescibacteria group bacterium, the window CTTTTTGGTATTGTAGACGTCCGAGGTCTTTTGAGGACCTCGGACGTCTTTGTAATCTTTGGTGAAGTTCTATATTTTTAGATTTGAAAATAAAAATAGGGTATAGTTAGTATAATAAACCAATAGCACTTTACTTTCGTTTTTTGTTCGTGTATAATGGAATTATAATATTAAATTTATATATGAATAAAAATAATGAAAAAAACAAAGGTGAAATTATTATTTATCAAACTTCCAAGAATGAAGTTGATTTGAAAGTGCGTTTGGAGAATAACACTATTTGGCTTGATGTCTATCAAATTGCCAAGGTTTTTGATATTGATAGAACTGGTGTCGTTAGACATATACAGAATATTTATAAAACAGGGGAACTAATCAAAAAATCAACCTGTGCAAAAATTGCACAGGTTGCCAAGGATGGTAAGGTGAGAAATATGGATGTTTATAACTTGGATATAATTATTTCTGTTGGGTATAGGGTGAATTCTAAAAAAGCAACTAATTTTAGAATTTGGGCCACTTCCATCCTTAAGGATTATTTAGTTAAGGGATATTCAATAAATAAACAAAGGTTAGTGGAAAATCAAAAAAGATTTAGAGAACTTCAAGAAACCATTGGTTTTCTGGAAAGAAAATCAAAATCAAAAATATTAGAAGGGCAAGAAGGAGAAATATTGGGTATTTTGGCTGATTATTCAAAAACACTTACTTTACTCGAAGAATATGATAAGAGTAAATTAAAAACCATAAAGGGGAGAGACGGTAAATTTAAGCTTGATTTGAAAAAATCCCTAAATATAGTTGAGGAGTTGAAAAAGGAGTTGATAAAGAAGAGAGAAGCGGGAGAAATATTTGGTAATTTGAAAGATAAAAGTTTTAATGGGGTTATTGGGAATATCTATCAAACATTTGGCGGGAAGGATTTGTATTCTGATTTAAATTCCAAGGCTGCTCATTTGCTTTATTTAATAATAAAGGATCATCCATTTAGTGATGGAAATAAAAGGATTGCATCGTTTTTGTTTATTTATTTCCTAGATAAAAATGATTATCTATATAGAAAAAATGGTGAGAAAAAAATAAATGATAATGCTCTTGTGGCAATAGCTCTTTTGGTGGCTGAAAGTGATCCAAAAGAAAAAGAGATGATTGTGAAGCTAATAATTAATTTGATTAATTAAAATATTATTTTTACTATTTAACCTGTTTAGTCTTTAAAACCTTTTTACATTTAGTTTATTCTAGGCGCTGCAAACAAAATTACTACACTTCGATAGCAAGCAAAAGATAGGACCCATGGCTCCAGTTGCATCTTCGGGCAGCTGCTTGATTCTTCTAGTGTGGAATGGAGAAGTGATATTAACCTAATTTTTAAAATGAAAAACCCAAGTAATTCTACTTGGGCTTTGTTTTTTTGAAAAATTTATTTATTTCATTATTTTTTCTATTTCAGCGATTGTTCTTTGAGGATTTTCGATATTGGTTATGGACTGTGAGGTTTTGTTGTGATAGCTACAGGCGATATAGTTTGATTTTGGAAGAGCACATAGACTACCATCACTCCTTTTAATACCGCTGACATAAACATAAATAATTTGTTTTGTGAAAGGTGACCCAGTCACAAAGAGGATGTTTGTGTCGGGATTTTTTTCTTCAATCCAAACTTGAGCCATTTCATTTTTTAATGTTTCATAACTTTGAACAACATCTTTGTCTGCGTTATAGCAGTTAAGAAATACAGCCGTTGTGGCAGTTGGAGTAAATATAGCTTGAAGATTTTCTGCGAATGAAGCTTGAACAAAAAGGAAAGTTAATAGAATAAAGGTGGGCACAAATAGGATAGATTTCATTTTTTATTCTCCTTTTCACTTTGAAGAGCAAGCAGTGGTGTAAATACTGCGTCAATTGAACTAACGATGTCTTCGTAATAGCTTGCTATGAAATAATAGATTAATTCAGTTTCTTTGGCGTTCTTTTGGTTGTCAAAGCAGGTACTTATTCTTGCGATACCATCTAGTGGTTTATACAATCCATTCCGTATGGTTCCTCCTGTTTCAACAAAAACATAAGGCTTTACATCTCCACGTTCATCAAAATAGTCATCTACGTCAAGATTGGATTTTCCCCATCTATGCTCAGCCAGTTTGGTTATATTTTCAAAATTGAACTTTGCGTAAGAATCTTCTAGCATCGGGTCACTTACATCGTAGAAAAAAAATATTACCAAGTAGTCATTAATTTTTAAGGTTTTAGTTATTGTTTCGTTGATAATACTTCCATGCGAGTTCATGGGAGTTTCTGGCAGATAACAGATGTTCTTAGCAAATAAGGGCGTGGCGCAGAGAATAAGCAAGGGTAGAAATAGTAGAAATAAATATTTTTTCATAATTTCCTCCTTAATGAGTTTTTAATGAACTATTTACTTGATATTGACATAAATAATGAGATAGGTCAATTTATACACAATTGTAAGGTGAGGACAAATCTTCAATTATTTTTTTAATCAGTTGCTAATAATATTCATTAAAGGTATTATTAATAAATACTAATAATAAGCAAAAGTATGAAAGAAATATTAGAAAAGGTAAAAGATGTGGCCCGAGAGGCTGGAGCTGAGATAATGAAGTTTTATGGTGAGGATAATGAGATTAGCAAGAAAAAGGATAAAACTTTGGTGACTGAAGTTGATTTATTGAGTGAAAAAATAATTCTTGAAGGTCTAAAAGAATTTAATTATGGTTTTTTGTCTGAAGAAAAGCTTGGTTCAGCAGGGAGGGCTGAGAGTGAAAGGGTTTGGGTCATTGATCCAATAGACGGGACGATGGATTTTATAAAAGAGACTGGAGAATTCTCAGTGATGATTGGTTTGGTTGAAAATGGGAAACCAATTCTGGGTGTGGTATATCAGCCAACTAAAGACAAGCTTTATTCTGCTGTTATTGGTGGTGGCTCTTTCTTGGAGGAAAAGGGTGAGATAAAAAAATTAGAAGTATCAAAAATTGATGATTATTCTCAAGCATGTGTTTTTGGGGGCAGAAAATATATAAAAGGATTAGAGGCTAAGCTGTGTAATGATTTAGGAATAAGTGATTTCCTAAATCATGGTTCGGCTGGACTTAAAGTTGGATTAATAGCTGAGCAGAAAGCTGATTTATATATTAGCTCAATAGACAAAACAGGCGAGTGGGATATTTGTGCTGGAGATATAATTTTGCGAGAGGCAGGCGGAAAAACAACCGACATGAATGGAAATGACTTTATTTATAATAAAAAGCAATACTTAAATTTAGATGGCTTTGTGGCGAGCAATGGAATATTGCATGAGAAAGTAATAGAAGAGATTAAAAAAATAAGAGGATAATTTTGGAAAAATAATTAGTATTAGAAGGTTTTAAAGTATAGAATTAACTCTATACTTATTTTTTTTGATATTTACAAAAATATTTAGAAAAAACTGGAAATCATGCTGGAGGTTAAACGCATTCTTCTCTTCTAAACACAACTGTATAGGACGGCCTTCCTTTGACAAAGCGCTTTTTTTGAGCTAATATTTAATTAGCCAAGAAAAGTGCTTTTTTTATTTTAATGTAATCTTGGCAAAAAAATTTATGAAAATTTTAATATTAGGGGCTAGTGGAAATTTAGGGACACAGCTTGTGGACGTTTTTAGTGCTGATGAGGAAAATGATGTTACTGCTTGGGATAGAGAACAAATTGACGTTAGGGACGAAGAACTCGTTGCAAAAAAAGTCTCTGATTTAAAACCAGATGTTATCATTAATGCTGTAGCATATACGGCTGCTGATAAATGTGAAGTTGATGAAGATGAATATGATTTGGCTAAAGAGCTCAACATAGATGTTCCTCGCTATATTGCGAAGGCGGCCCTTGAAAATGATGCCGTGTTTGTTCACTTTTCAAGTGATTATTCTTTTGATGGAAGTGGCGCTGGAGTTTATGAAGAGGACTATGAGACTAGGTCAGTGAATAGATACGGAAAGACTAAATTGCTTGGTGAGAAGGCGATTATTAAGATGAGTAGTCAGGGACTTAAATGGTATTTAATTCGAACTTCTAAATTATTCGGACCTAAGGGCGATAATGAAAATGCTAAAGAAAGTTTTTTTGATTTAATGACTGCTTGGAGTGAAAAGAAAGATGAGCTAAATTTGGTTGACGAGGAGCTCAGTTGTTTTACCTATACTCCTGATTTAGCAAAAGAAGTTAAAAAAATAATAGAAGATGAAATCGGTTTTGGAATTTATCATATCGTAAACGAAGGAGCAGTGACTTGGTACGGGGGTCTTGTTGAATTATTTAAAATGAAGGGAGTAACAACTAAAATAAATCCTATAAAGTCTGAAGATTTGAAAAGACCAGCCAAGAGGCCTGTTTCTTCAGTATTGAAAAATACGAAATTAGAACCTTTGAGAGATTGGAAAGAAGCGCTTTCGGAGTACCTCGGAATTTCGAAGGATTAATAAGTAAAAATTCTAAGCACTAAATTCTAAATCCTAAACAAATTAAAAAAACAAAACAAAAGAAAAATAGAACCTATAGTGATGAATATTCAAAAACATTAAATATTGAAATATATGAGTAGTAATACAAAAATGAAAGGAGTAATTCTTGCCGGGGGAGGCGGAACTAGATTATTTCCTAATACCAAAGTAACCAATAAACATTTGTTGCCAGTTTATAATCAGCCGATGATTTATTATCCAATTCAGACTTTATTAAAAGCTGGAATAAATGATATTTTAATTTTACCAGGAAAAGATCATGCCGGTGAATTTGCAAAACTACTAGGCTCTGGAAAAGAGTTTAATGCTAATTTCACTTTTAAAGTTCAAGACCATGCCGGTGGGCTAGCTTACGCTGCTGGATTGGCTCGAGATTTTGTTGGAGATGATAATTTTGTATTAATTTTTGGAGACAACATTTTGGAAGATAACATAATAGAAGATGTTCAAAGTTTTGAGTCAGGGGCTAAAATATTTTTAAAACAGGTTCATGACCCAGAAAGATTTGGTGTTGCTGAATTAGATGGTGATAAGGTTATAGCAGTAGAAGAAAAGCCTGTTAATCCAAAGTCGAATTGGGCAGCTATTGGTGTCTATATTTTTGATTCGAAAGCTTTTCCCTACATTGATACTCTGAAGCCTTCCGAGAGAGGAGAATTGGAAATAACTGATCTTAATAACATTTATGTTCAGAAACAAAACATGAAGGCCGGCTTTGTTAAAGGTTATTGGCATGATACTGGAACTCATGAAAGCTTGGTTGATGCAGCCTATGATATAAAAAATATAGATAGGCCAGTTATGCCTCTCAAGACTGGGGAGAAAAATTCTCCTAAAATTGTTTTAGGGGGAATCCTCTATGACAGTAAAGACGGTAAGTATAAAACATCAAAATATTTAGAAACTTTTCTTGATAGTGTTTTGTCTCAAGACTACCAGAATATCAGCTTAGTATTTGTTGATAATAGTAGCGAAGAGGAAAATGAAAATAAAAGAATTATTCAAGAGAAATATCCAGAAGCGGAAATAATATTTGCTGGTTCAAACCTGGGATTTGCTAAAGGAAATAATCTTGCAATTAGAAGGGCTCTTAAGGATAAGGCTGATTATTTTTTAGCTCTAAATATAGATATGATACTTGAACCTAACTTTGTTTCAGAGATGGTAAATGTTATGATCAAAAACCCTCAAGCTGCTTCGGCCACAGGGAAAATAAGACGTTGGGATTTTCTTAACAGAGATAGCGAGACTAAGGGAAAAACCAATTATATTGATTCAGCTGGCATAGAAGCTACCAAGGAACATCGCTTTATTGATAGGGGGCAAGGAGAGATAGATCATGGGCAATATGATAGAGAAGAGGAGATATTCGGTCCTTCGGGGGCAGCTGGAATTTATAAAATGGAATCTCTTGAAGACGTTGCTTTTGTTAATGAAGAAAATAAAAAGGAGTATTTTGATGAGCTAATGTTTATGTATAAAGAAGATGTTGACTTGGCTTATCGCTTGCAGTTAGCTGGATATAAATCTATATACACCCCCTTGGCTGTGGTTCATCATGATCGTTCATTGAGTAGAGTAGGAAAAGGTATTATTGGTATTGTTCGAGGACGCTTAGGAAGAAAAAAACAATACAGAGAATGGTCTTGGTTAAACCATCATATTATATTACAAAAAGTTGCTGGATTGAATTATTCTAAAGACACCAAAATGAAAACTAGATGGTTTGGTTTTAAAAGTCTTGTTTATACTTTAATTGCTGAACCATATCTTTTGAAACAGTGGTGGAAACTTTGGATGATGAGAGATGAAATAAACAAAAGAAAAGAGCAACTTAAGAAAAGAGTAGATGTTAAAAAACATTTAGAGAAATTGATGTAGGATTAGACAATTTAGTGCTCAAATAAAAAAATTTACTACATTGACAAACGGTCTGAAGAATGCTATTTTTTAAGATCGTTTTTGTTCGTTGAAAACTTAACCTTGAAACAGTATAGAGAGACTTTTTTGAAGGTCGAAGGTGTCTATGCGGAGATGAATATACGGCCTTTGCTATTCTAAATACTAATCTTTCAAAACAAATTTTCTAAGGAGGAAAAAATGGGATGGAAATTATGGTTGGATAATCTTGATAAAAACACTAGAATCAAAGTGATAAAAAAGAAACTAAGTAATATATATCCATGGAAAATTTTTAAGTGTTCACTTAGGAGACTTGATAATCTCTTTTTCAAAGTAAATGGATACTCAATAAAAATTACCACCCCTGAAACTAAAAATGAATGGAATCAAGTATTGATGCAAACCGAAGATCCTATTCATGGCTGGTTAATATTGGTGGTAGCAGAAGAAGACCAAGCATATTTTCTTTTGAGTGCTCGTGCTGAAGCAGGATGGGGGTCGCTCGGTTTGGGACCAACTTTCCAAGCATCCAAGAGTAATTTGTTTAAGAACCCCAACCTACCAAGAAAAGAATTGATTAATGATAATCTCAATTTGATTTTGCAGGATGGCGGAGTATACTTTAACAAAAGAAACTATGCGGGTGTTCAGATTTTTGGTAGTAGATCAGAATTTGAGGAAAAATTTGGTGTTTTTAAAAATGAAAGATGGTTTACTGAAGATGAATTTTTCCAAGCCATGAAAGATGGAAAAGTATCAGATCATCTTCTGCAGGCAAAAGCGTGTTATAGAAGATAATATTTTTTGAAGCGATAGTTATTTTACTATCATCTTATTTTATAAGGAGATGTTTTATGAAGAAAAAATACGTTGTCACGGATGTTGACGGAGTTCTTTTGGATAGGATGCCAGTCTATGGAGAGATTTTTTCTGAGCTTCTTCGTACTTGCTACGGGATTGATAAAAAATTTTCAAAAAAACTTTTTTTCTCCACAGCCGGAACTCCAATTGATAAACAATTTGCGTTGGCGATTAGTGAATCCTGTTTTGTAAAGATAACTAGCGTTATCTCAAAACTAGAAAAAGACTTTTTTATAGAAAGTGCAAAAAGAGAGGTGTCTTTTTTTCCAAGAGCAAAGGAAGTTATAGCTAAGTTGAATATGGTGGGTTGTACTCTTTTCGCAAGCAGTGGGTCACAAACCAGAGAATTGGAAAAGATCTTTCTAGAGAATATGCTTCCATATCGCATGATTTTGGGTTCTAATGAGATAAAGAGGGGGCCGGAGCATATTAAAATATTTGCTGAAAATGTTTATCTGTCTATTGAAGAGTTTGCAGTCAACGCTGTTTACATCGGTGACGGACCAAGGGACATGGAAATCGCCCGAGAATGCAATATGTTGGCGATTGGAATTTTAACTTGCCCTGGGGTAAGTGAAGAGAATCTTCGCAATGCTGGAGCCGACTATGTCATCAATGATATTTCGGAATTACCTACATACGTTCTTTGAAAGATGAGGAGGTTTTTATTGTAAAACCTCCTCTTTTTAATTGACAAGAAGAGCTAATATTTATAAACTAGAGTTAGGTTAATTTTTTGAAATATGGATTTATCGATTGTAATTGTTTCATGGAAGATTCGTGATTTACTGCAAAAAAATTTAGAGGCAATATTCAAAAGCGCTGGGGGTATATCTTTTGAGGTTTTTGTTGTAGATAATAAATCTAGCGATGGAACTTTTGAAATGGTGGGTTCTGAATTTCCTCAAGTGAACTTGATTTTAAATAATTATAATGCAGGATTTGCAAAGGCAAATAATCAGGCGATAGAGATGGCGCA includes:
- a CDS encoding HAD hydrolase-like protein is translated as MKKKYVVTDVDGVLLDRMPVYGEIFSELLRTCYGIDKKFSKKLFFSTAGTPIDKQFALAISESCFVKITSVISKLEKDFFIESAKREVSFFPRAKEVIAKLNMVGCTLFASSGSQTRELEKIFLENMLPYRMILGSNEIKRGPEHIKIFAENVYLSIEEFAVNAVYIGDGPRDMEIARECNMLAIGILTCPGVSEENLRNAGADYVINDISELPTYVL
- a CDS encoding glycosyltransferase family 2 protein produces the protein MPLKTGEKNSPKIVLGGILYDSKDGKYKTSKYLETFLDSVLSQDYQNISLVFVDNSSEEENENKRIIQEKYPEAEIIFAGSNLGFAKGNNLAIRRALKDKADYFLALNIDMILEPNFVSEMVNVMIKNPQAASATGKIRRWDFLNRDSETKGKTNYIDSAGIEATKEHRFIDRGQGEIDHGQYDREEEIFGPSGAAGIYKMESLEDVAFVNEENKKEYFDELMFMYKEDVDLAYRLQLAGYKSIYTPLAVVHHDRSLSRVGKGIIGIVRGRLGRKKQYREWSWLNHHIILQKVAGLNYSKDTKMKTRWFGFKSLVYTLIAEPYLLKQWWKLWMMRDEINKRKEQLKKRVDVKKHLEKLM
- a CDS encoding virulence protein RhuM/Fic/DOC family protein; translation: MNKNNEKNKGEIIIYQTSKNEVDLKVRLENNTIWLDVYQIAKVFDIDRTGVVRHIQNIYKTGELIKKSTCAKIAQVAKDGKVRNMDVYNLDIIISVGYRVNSKKATNFRIWATSILKDYLVKGYSINKQRLVENQKRFRELQETIGFLERKSKSKILEGQEGEILGILADYSKTLTLLEEYDKSKLKTIKGRDGKFKLDLKKSLNIVEELKKELIKKREAGEIFGNLKDKSFNGVIGNIYQTFGGKDLYSDLNSKAAHLLYLIIKDHPFSDGNKRIASFLFIYFLDKNDYLYRKNGEKKINDNALVAIALLVAESDPKEKEMIVKLIINLIN
- a CDS encoding NAD(P)-dependent oxidoreductase, with protein sequence MKILILGASGNLGTQLVDVFSADEENDVTAWDREQIDVRDEELVAKKVSDLKPDVIINAVAYTAADKCEVDEDEYDLAKELNIDVPRYIAKAALENDAVFVHFSSDYSFDGSGAGVYEEDYETRSVNRYGKTKLLGEKAIIKMSSQGLKWYLIRTSKLFGPKGDNENAKESFFDLMTAWSEKKDELNLVDEELSCFTYTPDLAKEVKKIIEDEIGFGIYHIVNEGAVTWYGGLVELFKMKGVTTKINPIKSEDLKRPAKRPVSSVLKNTKLEPLRDWKEALSEYLGISKD
- a CDS encoding 3'(2'),5'-bisphosphate nucleotidase CysQ; amino-acid sequence: MKEILEKVKDVAREAGAEIMKFYGEDNEISKKKDKTLVTEVDLLSEKIILEGLKEFNYGFLSEEKLGSAGRAESERVWVIDPIDGTMDFIKETGEFSVMIGLVENGKPILGVVYQPTKDKLYSAVIGGGSFLEEKGEIKKLEVSKIDDYSQACVFGGRKYIKGLEAKLCNDLGISDFLNHGSAGLKVGLIAEQKADLYISSIDKTGEWDICAGDIILREAGGKTTDMNGNDFIYNKKQYLNLDGFVASNGILHEKVIEEIKKIRG
- a CDS encoding NDP-hexose 2,3-dehydratase family protein, translating into MGWKLWLDNLDKNTRIKVIKKKLSNIYPWKIFKCSLRRLDNLFFKVNGYSIKITTPETKNEWNQVLMQTEDPIHGWLILVVAEEDQAYFLLSARAEAGWGSLGLGPTFQASKSNLFKNPNLPRKELINDNLNLILQDGGVYFNKRNYAGVQIFGSRSEFEEKFGVFKNERWFTEDEFFQAMKDGKVSDHLLQAKACYRR